From Cyanobacteria bacterium GSL.Bin1:
TCTCGATAAAAACCAGCGAGGTTTTCTAATACAATAATTGGTTCGCGTCCTCGATCCATGAGTTGACGACATTGACTCAAAATTTGATCGCTATTTTTTTCTTTCAGAGCTTGTAACAGTGTAATTAAATCTTGTTCTGGAATCGCACCGACCAAATCCCAAACTCGCTCGATCGTAATCGTTCCAGACAGTAAGCTCAGTTGATCTAATAAGCTCTGTGCATCTCTTAAGCCACCTTGAGCAACTTGTGCAATGACAGTAAGCGCTTCTTTTGTAATAGCGATGCCTTCTTTTTGGGCAATTGTTTCCAAGTGAGAAGTAATTGCCGTAAGAGGAATACGCTGGAAATCAAACCGTTGACAACGAGAGATAATTGTTGGTAAAACCCGTTGTGGATCAGTTGTCGCGAGAACAAAAACCACTCTTGGTGGGGGTTCTTCTAAGGTTTTGAGCAGGGCATTAAACGCAGCTGTACTGAGCATATGGCAGTTGTGAACTAAAAGTCCATTTGCCACAAAGTTATGATTATGCTCAACCTCTAAATCATAAACCGGTTCTTTCCCAGCCGGATAAATTGCTTCGAGTTTCTCCAAATTCTTGGGAGATAGGATTTTCATTCCCACTTTGAGAGATTTCGCCGGCATCCACCCTTGTTCGGTTCCGAGGAGATGATTTTCGGTACAACGAATAGCATAGTGAGTTGTTTCTAGTTGTAAGGTCGATTTAACCCCTTGCTGTAACCAGCGTAATACTCTTTGCTCTTCCCAGGTCGCTCTAGTTTCGTTGTAGCTGAGAACTGTTTTTCCTTGCAGTTTAGGATCATCCATTCTCATCACGCCATGAGAGGTAGGGATTAGGGTATCTCCGGTTAAGCATTCGTCAATAATGTAGAGTTTATAGCGGCATTGTACCGGTGCAAAACTTGATCGCTCAATGATTTCGCGAATGTTATCAACACCTGTAT
This genomic window contains:
- the dnaX gene encoding DNA polymerase III subunit gamma/tau encodes the protein MSYEPLHQKYRPQTFADLVGQSAIADTLSNALQRQRIAPAYLFSGPRGTGKTSSARILAKSLNCINSSEPTPRPCGQCEICRTISNSSALDIIEIDAASNTGVDNIREIIERSSFAPVQCRYKLYIIDECLTGDTLIPTSHGVMRMDDPKLQGKTVLSYNETRATWEEQRVLRWLQQGVKSTLQLETTHYAIRCTENHLLGTEQGWMPAKSLKVGMKILSPKNLEKLEAIYPAGKEPVYDLEVEHNHNFVANGLLVHNCHMLSTAAFNALLKTLEEPPPRVVFVLATTDPQRVLPTIISRCQRFDFQRIPLTAITSHLETIAQKEGIAITKEALTVIAQVAQGGLRDAQSLLDQLSLLSGTITIERVWDLVGAIPEQDLITLLQALKEKNSDQILSQCRQLMDRGREPIIVLENLAGFYR